The Anolis carolinensis isolate JA03-04 chromosome 2, rAnoCar3.1.pri, whole genome shotgun sequence genome has a window encoding:
- the LOC134296596 gene encoding uncharacterized protein LOC134296596, translated as MIRRLCIYSNSAVPTGWCSKSYPLGPCVIPFSGGGSNIGYLTDTTDEPRTGRTIPVIIGRGIYENDSMLVSKKRQSQQQIWPSSVLRDIPKYDNCGPRSSARVRSSRLETRSLSNLHSIPRHTAEKVLPTPLLSLLLFNARSIVNKTATLSDFILNQAADLVCITETWIREGDNIPSHELTPPGFQIFQQPRSGGQGGGVAILSRDYFTIKAIPTPKIAGIECVGVVLVSRESLAILVVYRTPGSPGESLLNLLDLVADWVLKFPRLIVLGDFNVHVEALPSSSVTKDLVPTFEALGLSLLKTRPTHRAGHTLDLIFNIGVQTSVSAVIDIAPRRLLHPRRNRSPWYTNELRTMKQARKRLEHRWRRKPDEVALSAFKAFRRSYKSAAKDAKKSYNSSLIASARSRPAQVFKIVRALTSPAPLVQNPATTALTAEAFQKFFTDKITVLRQELLPTVDTLSELETLWPLSGPIFDRFTPLDKEDVARILAAAKPTTLIRVPPGW; from the exons ATGATTAGGAGACTTTGCATTTACTCCAACTCCGCTGTGCCCACAGGCTGGTGCTCAAAATCATACCCCCTCGGGCCTTGCGTCATTCCCTTTTCTGGAGGTGGTTCGAACATCGGGTACCTAACTGACACTACAGACGAACCCAGAACTGGGAGGACGATCCCAGTAATCATCGGGAGAGGGATATATGAGAATGATAGCATGctggtctctaaaaagagacaaagTCAGCAACAGATTTGGCCTTCATCTGTCCTACGTGATATTCCCAAGTATGATAACTGTGGTCCTAGATCAAGTGCCAGAGTGAGGTCGAGTCGATTGGAAACTCGTTCTCTTTCCAACTTGCATTCCATCCCTAGGCATACGGCCGAGAAGGTGCTACCAACGCCCCTCCTGTCCCTGCTACtattcaatgctaggtctattgtcaacaaaactgctaccctctctgactttattctcaatcaagcagcggacctggtttgtattacagagacctggatccgtgagggtgataacattccctcacatgaactgacacctccaggcttccagatatttcaacagccacggagtgggggtcagggtggaggggtagcaatactctcccgtgattattttaccatcaaagctattccaactccaaagatagctggtattgagtgtgttggtgtggtcctggttagcagggaatccctagccattcttgtagtttaccgcacgcctgggtctccgggagagagtctgctgaatttattaGATCTCGTGGCggactgggtcctgaagttcccccgacttattgttctgggtgactttaatgtacatgtcgaagcactgccatcttcatctgtgactaaggacctagtaccaacctttgaagctctggggctctcactactcaagactcgccctactcatcgggccggccacactttggacctgatttttaatatcggagtacaaacatctgtatctgcggtaattgat attgcccccagacgcctccttcaCCCTCGccggaatcgctccccctggtacactaatgagctgcggacgatgaagcaagcacgaaagcggctggaacatcggtggcgacggaaacccgacgaggtggcactgtccgctttcaaggcttttcgcaggtcctacaAATCAGCCgccaaggatgctaaaaaatcttacaattcctccttaatagcctctgctagatcgcgcccagctcaagtattcaaaatcgttcgtgctttgaccagtccggctcccttagtccaaaacccagcaaccacggctcttacagcagaggcattccagaagtttttcactgataaaatcaccgtgcttcggcaggaactgctccctacagttgataccttaagtgagcttgagactttgtggccgcttagtgggcctatctttgaccgatttactccgcttgacaaggaagatgtcgctagaatcctagctgctgcaaaaccaaccaccttgatccgtgtccctcctggctggtga